In Candidatus Hydrogenedentota bacterium, the following proteins share a genomic window:
- a CDS encoding 4-hydroxy-tetrahydrodipicolinate reductase codes for MRICMAGACGRMGRRILEMAAAADDIQIAGAFDAPENAGMEITAGLESGKVVRITVGGDADAEIAKSEVMIDFTGASVSLENARRAVEAGVPAVVGTTGLDAAQVEKLRRLSVKAPVVYAPNMSVGVNLLFKLTAEVAAVLGPDYNIEIVETHHNQKKDSPSGTAVRLAERAAEALGWDYAKDAAHGREGMVGARPKREIGMHAVRGGDVVGEHTVSFIGQGERVELVHKAHNRDNFARGALVAARFAVKAKPGLYDMQDVLGLK; via the coding sequence ATGCGGATTTGCATGGCGGGCGCCTGCGGGCGGATGGGACGCCGTATTCTGGAGATGGCGGCGGCGGCGGACGACATTCAGATAGCCGGCGCCTTCGACGCGCCGGAAAACGCGGGCATGGAAATCACCGCCGGGCTGGAGTCGGGGAAGGTGGTCCGGATCACGGTGGGCGGCGACGCCGACGCCGAAATCGCCAAGTCCGAGGTGATGATTGACTTCACCGGGGCCTCCGTGAGTCTGGAAAACGCGCGCAGGGCCGTCGAGGCGGGGGTCCCCGCCGTGGTGGGCACCACCGGGCTGGACGCGGCCCAGGTGGAGAAACTCCGGCGGCTTTCCGTGAAGGCGCCGGTGGTGTACGCGCCCAACATGAGCGTGGGGGTGAACCTCCTCTTCAAGCTCACCGCCGAGGTGGCCGCAGTCCTCGGCCCCGACTACAACATCGAGATTGTGGAGACGCACCACAACCAGAAAAAGGACAGCCCCAGCGGCACGGCGGTGCGCCTGGCCGAGCGCGCCGCGGAGGCCCTGGGGTGGGACTACGCCAAGGACGCCGCGCACGGGCGCGAGGGAATGGTCGGCGCGCGGCCCAAACGCGAAATCGGCATGCACGCCGTCCGCGGCGGGGACGTGGTCGGCGAGCACACGGTCTCCTTCATCGGCCAGGGCGAGCGCGTGGAACTGGTCCACAAGGCGCACAACCGGGACAATTTCGCGCGGGGCGCCCTGGTGGCGGCGCGCTTCGCCGTGAAGGCAAAACCCGGCCTTTACGACATGCAGGACGTGCTCGGTCTGAAATAA
- a CDS encoding RNA methyltransferase, with protein MPRDRNTKKQRFAGGHQRGWLWGRHAVMEALEAAHWPVVELYLDGTLPEDALGRARALGEAQGALCEVVPDRRLFELAHTHEHQGYLARMGPFPYTPLEEALSGGDGVKRPAGDAPLYLMLDAVQDTFNFGAILRSAEAMGVWAVIVGKTNQACVNSLVARASSGAINRIPVAEVDDLPAVAAELASRGVLVAAADEKSGVGCAGPDFCGPTALVLGNEGRGISPELMARCAARVRIPMFGAIGSLNVAAAAAVLLYEIRRQRGGGPPD; from the coding sequence ATGCCCCGAGACCGGAACACCAAGAAGCAACGTTTCGCGGGAGGCCACCAGCGCGGCTGGCTTTGGGGTCGGCACGCCGTGATGGAGGCTCTTGAGGCCGCCCATTGGCCCGTGGTCGAGCTCTACCTGGACGGGACGCTGCCGGAGGACGCCCTCGGGCGCGCGCGCGCGCTGGGCGAGGCCCAGGGGGCGCTCTGCGAAGTGGTGCCCGACCGCCGCCTGTTTGAGCTGGCGCACACACACGAGCACCAGGGATACCTGGCGCGCATGGGGCCGTTTCCCTACACGCCGCTTGAGGAGGCGCTGTCAGGCGGGGACGGCGTAAAACGGCCCGCCGGGGACGCCCCGCTGTACCTGATGCTGGACGCCGTCCAGGACACTTTCAATTTCGGCGCCATCCTGCGCTCCGCCGAGGCCATGGGGGTCTGGGCGGTGATTGTGGGGAAAACAAACCAGGCCTGCGTGAACAGCCTGGTCGCCCGCGCCTCCTCGGGCGCAATCAACCGGATTCCCGTGGCCGAAGTGGACGACCTCCCCGCAGTGGCCGCCGAACTGGCCTCGCGCGGCGTCCTGGTGGCGGCGGCGGATGAAAAAAGCGGGGTCGGCTGCGCCGGTCCGGATTTTTGCGGCCCCACGGCGCTGGTGCTGGGAAACGAGGGCCGGGGGATTTCGCCGGAACTCATGGCGCGCTGCGCGGCGCGGGTCCGCATCCCCATGTTCGGCGCCATCGGCTCGCTGAACGTCGCGGCGGCGGCGGCGGTATTACTCTATGAAATACGCCGCCAACGCGGCGGCGGCCCGCCGGACTGA
- a CDS encoding anhydro-N-acetylmuramic acid kinase, translating to MNLEEIRGKTARFGIGLMSGTSSDGVDAALVRIKGSGPGLAMKLIAHRSFPYDAELRNRLLTEQMSAKEVCLLNFELGARMADAVMVMMEGAENEQIHVDYVAMHGHTVGHYPPGAGSDRIGTMQIGEAAVVAQRAGIPVVSDFRVRDMAAGGQGAPLVPYADWLLFRREGRTMVCLNIGGIANLTVVTPEFEDIMAFDTGPGNMIIDGAVRLLSRGARMFDENGEAALRGKVIDEFLGYLLSDGYYSKDPPKSTGRERFGAEIYLRDALASRRPHSSYEDLVATVTEAVVQSIAEAYKRHVAPRHSVAHMIVSGGGAMNNALMLGLRRALPDLKIFISDRVGITYNAREAIAFAILGNETLCGTPANVPQVTGASGRVVLGKITPA from the coding sequence GTGAACCTCGAGGAAATTCGTGGAAAAACAGCGCGCTTTGGCATTGGCCTGATGTCGGGAACCTCCAGCGACGGCGTGGACGCCGCGCTGGTGCGCATCAAGGGCAGCGGGCCGGGCCTTGCGATGAAACTGATCGCGCACCGCAGCTTCCCCTACGACGCGGAACTGCGCAACCGGCTGCTAACCGAGCAGATGTCGGCGAAGGAGGTGTGCCTGCTCAACTTCGAGCTGGGCGCGCGCATGGCCGACGCCGTGATGGTCATGATGGAGGGCGCGGAGAACGAGCAGATTCACGTGGATTATGTCGCCATGCACGGGCACACCGTGGGGCACTACCCCCCCGGCGCCGGCTCCGACAGAATCGGCACCATGCAGATTGGGGAGGCCGCCGTGGTCGCACAGCGCGCCGGCATCCCCGTGGTGTCCGACTTCCGCGTGCGCGACATGGCGGCGGGCGGCCAGGGCGCGCCGCTGGTGCCCTACGCCGACTGGCTCCTGTTCCGCCGCGAGGGCCGCACCATGGTCTGCCTGAACATCGGCGGCATCGCCAACCTCACCGTGGTCACCCCGGAGTTCGAGGACATCATGGCCTTCGACACCGGCCCCGGCAACATGATCATTGACGGCGCGGTCCGGCTGCTGTCGCGCGGCGCGCGCATGTTTGACGAAAACGGCGAGGCGGCGCTGCGCGGCAAGGTGATTGACGAGTTCCTCGGGTATCTGCTGAGCGACGGCTATTATTCCAAAGACCCGCCCAAAAGCACCGGACGCGAGCGCTTCGGCGCCGAGATATATCTCCGCGACGCCCTGGCCAGCAGGCGGCCCCATTCCTCCTACGAGGACCTGGTGGCCACCGTCACGGAGGCGGTGGTCCAGAGCATCGCCGAGGCCTACAAGCGGCATGTCGCGCCCAGACACTCCGTCGCCCACATGATTGTCAGCGGGGGCGGCGCCATGAACAACGCCCTGATGCTCGGCCTGCGCCGGGCGCTTCCGGACCTGAAAATTTTCATCAGCGACCGCGTGGGCATCACCTACAACGCCCGCGAGGCCATCGCCTTCGCCATTCTGGGCAACGAGACCCTCTGCGGCACCCCGGCAAACGTGCCCCAGGTGACCGGCGCCAGCGGGCGGGTCGTGCTGGGCAAAATCACCCCCGCATAG